A genomic stretch from Verrucomicrobiota bacterium includes:
- a CDS encoding glycosyltransferase, whose protein sequence is MRFSIITPSYRNSNWLKLCVASVADQIEVEHEHIVQDAGSDDGTLDWLVADPRVRAHVEKDKGMYDAVNRGFRRALNQKPEVSSQKSDLTLPTSDLRPPASDHVLAYINCDEQYLPGALKKVSDFFNRHRDVDVVFGDCIVVHADGRYLCERRALTPQLLHTWVSGNLSFLTAATFLRRRVIEDHKLFFNPDLRDIGDGEWTLRLVKSGLRTAVLPEFLTAFTETGQNMNLGANAAREKREFIGAAPYWAQLSAPLILAYHRFRRWRAGHYACKPHDYAIYTMDSPAARKNFQVLNPTFRWIRPLAKAESRK, encoded by the coding sequence ATGAGGTTTTCCATCATCACTCCTAGCTACCGAAACTCGAACTGGTTGAAGTTGTGTGTGGCTTCCGTCGCTGACCAGATCGAAGTCGAGCACGAACACATTGTCCAGGATGCCGGTTCGGATGACGGCACGCTGGATTGGCTGGTCGCTGATCCACGTGTCAGAGCCCATGTCGAAAAGGACAAAGGCATGTATGACGCCGTCAATCGCGGCTTTCGCCGCGCTCTGAACCAGAAGCCAGAAGTCAGCAGCCAGAAGTCAGACCTCACACTTCCGACCTCTGACCTCCGACCTCCGGCCTCCGACCATGTGTTGGCCTACATAAACTGTGACGAACAATACCTTCCGGGGGCGTTGAAAAAAGTCAGCGATTTTTTCAATCGGCATCGCGACGTGGATGTCGTGTTCGGGGATTGCATTGTCGTGCACGCCGATGGCCGTTACCTGTGCGAACGCCGCGCGCTCACACCGCAGCTTTTGCACACCTGGGTTTCGGGCAACCTCAGTTTCCTCACGGCCGCCACCTTCCTGCGGCGCCGGGTCATCGAGGACCACAAACTTTTTTTTAACCCTGACCTACGCGACATCGGCGATGGCGAATGGACGCTGCGACTGGTCAAGTCCGGACTCCGCACCGCTGTTCTGCCAGAATTCCTGACCGCGTTTACTGAGACAGGCCAGAACATGAATCTCGGCGCAAACGCCGCCCGGGAAAAAAGGGAATTCATCGGCGCGGCCCCCTATTGGGCACAACTCTCGGCTCCACTGATCCTGGCTTATCATCGCTTTCGCCGCTGGCGGGCGGGTCACTACGCCTGCAAACCTCATGATTACGCCATCTACACGATGGACAGTCCCGCCGCCCGAAAAAATTTTCAGGTGTTGAATCCCACCTTTCGTTGGATCCGGCCGCTAGCTAAAGCAGAAAGCAGAAAGTAA
- a CDS encoding WecB/TagA/CpsF family glycosyltransferase has product MSDIKRVNILGVGLSAINLKLAREAIAPALEQKTKGYVCVTGVHGVTEAQKDERFRGILNQSFLNTPDGMPMVWMGRLHGFREMDRVYGPDLMLLICELSAEKGYTHFFYGGGDGVAEKLKQRLETKFPRLKVVGTYTPPFRPLNPAEEAELLRRINAKKPDIIWVGLSTPKQEKFMAQYWQRLDTTLMFGVGAAFDIHAGLLRQAPRWIQRSGFEWLFRLWCEPRRLWRRYLKNNPLFVMRVFCQLAGIKKYALE; this is encoded by the coding sequence GTGAGCGACATCAAACGAGTAAATATTCTGGGCGTTGGGTTGAGCGCGATCAATTTGAAACTGGCGCGGGAGGCCATCGCCCCGGCGCTGGAACAAAAGACCAAGGGTTACGTGTGCGTCACCGGTGTTCATGGCGTGACCGAGGCGCAGAAGGACGAACGGTTTCGTGGCATCCTGAACCAATCTTTTCTCAACACGCCGGACGGGATGCCGATGGTTTGGATGGGCCGGCTGCATGGCTTTCGGGAAATGGACCGTGTTTACGGGCCGGACCTGATGTTGCTGATTTGCGAGTTGAGCGCAGAAAAGGGATACACTCATTTCTTTTACGGCGGTGGAGATGGCGTGGCGGAAAAATTGAAGCAGCGATTGGAGACAAAATTTCCACGTCTCAAGGTTGTCGGCACGTACACGCCGCCGTTCCGACCGCTGAATCCGGCGGAGGAAGCAGAGTTGCTCCGCAGGATCAACGCAAAGAAACCGGACATCATCTGGGTTGGCCTGAGTACGCCGAAACAGGAGAAGTTCATGGCGCAATACTGGCAGAGGCTGGACACGACGCTCATGTTTGGGGTGGGGGCGGCGTTCGATATTCACGCGGGACTGCTTCGTCAGGCGCCGCGTTGGATTCAGCGCAGCGGCTTCGAATGGTTGTTTCGACTTTGGTGCGAGCCGCGCCGGTTGTGGCGTCGCTATTTGAAGAACAATCCGCTCTTTGTCATGCGCGTGTTCTGTCAACTGGCCGGAATCAAAAAGTATGCGCTTGAATAA
- a CDS encoding NAD-dependent epimerase/dehydratase family protein — MNAGKILICGGGGFIGGHLVADLLKQGHKDIRAVDLKPFAEWYQRFPEVENLQLDLQDKAACEQATRGAQIVYNLAADMGGMGFIENNRALCMLSVLINTHLLMAAKKFGVQRYFYASSACVYAADKQTSPDVIALKESDAYPAMPEDGYGWEKLFSERMCRHFREDFGITTRMARYHNVYGPHGTYDGGREKAPAAICRKVIQAKLAGKPEIEIWGDGHQTRSFMYIDDCLKGTQAILASEILEPINLGSNELVTINGLVDIVEDIAGVKLKRKYNLKAPKGVNGRNSDNTLIKKLLGWEPGTRLRDGMEKTYRWIYNEIKAKG; from the coding sequence ATGAATGCTGGAAAAATTTTGATTTGCGGCGGCGGCGGCTTCATCGGCGGCCATCTGGTCGCTGATTTGTTGAAACAAGGCCACAAGGATATCCGGGCGGTGGACCTGAAACCTTTTGCCGAATGGTATCAGCGTTTTCCCGAGGTTGAAAATCTCCAGTTGGATTTGCAGGACAAGGCGGCCTGCGAGCAAGCGACGCGCGGCGCGCAGATTGTTTACAATCTCGCGGCGGACATGGGCGGGATGGGGTTCATCGAGAACAACCGCGCGCTGTGCATGTTGTCAGTGCTGATCAACACCCATCTCCTAATGGCGGCGAAAAAGTTCGGTGTGCAACGGTACTTCTACGCTTCGTCCGCGTGCGTCTATGCGGCCGACAAACAAACCTCACCGGACGTCATTGCACTGAAAGAGAGCGATGCCTATCCGGCGATGCCGGAGGATGGTTACGGCTGGGAGAAGTTGTTCAGTGAGCGGATGTGCCGGCATTTCCGGGAAGATTTTGGCATCACCACCCGCATGGCGCGCTATCACAACGTCTATGGGCCGCACGGAACTTACGATGGCGGACGCGAGAAAGCCCCGGCGGCAATCTGCCGGAAGGTGATTCAAGCCAAGCTGGCGGGCAAACCTGAGATTGAGATCTGGGGCGACGGCCATCAGACGCGCAGTTTCATGTACATCGATGATTGTTTGAAAGGGACGCAGGCGATCCTGGCCAGCGAGATTTTGGAGCCAATCAATCTGGGAAGCAACGAACTGGTGACCATCAACGGGCTGGTGGACATCGTGGAAGACATCGCGGGCGTGAAGCTCAAGCGGAAGTATAATTTGAAAGCGCCCAAAGGCGTGAACGGCCGCAACAGCGACAATACTCTGATCAAAAAACTTCTGGGCTGGGAGCCGGGCACCCGACTGCGCGACGGCATGGAGAAGACGTATCGCTGGATTTACAACGAGATCAAGGCTAAAGGCTAA
- a CDS encoding exosortase/archaeosortase family protein yields MDNENQTRGAVENFRLDFLDCWARLPNKGLFFGLLAAWLVLFHFLGNSTFGYVDTPSLMGWMYNAYNTGDGQDGHGNLIPFVVVGLFWWKRKELLSPSLNAWWPGLVLMALALGAHIIGYAVQQPRVSIVAFFIGVYGLMGLAWGPGWLRASFFPFVLFAFCVPFGSLGESITFPLRLLVTKISVGFSHGVLGIDVVRDGSQIFDSQRSFQYDVAPACSGIRSLISLLALTTVYGFVSFKAGWKRLLMMIVAVPLAVIGNVVRITGVIVVAEAFGQEAGSWFEQKFGFVTFAVAIACVLLLGHWLRERESEPPLALEEARTV; encoded by the coding sequence ATGGATAACGAGAATCAGACCCGCGGCGCGGTGGAAAATTTCCGGTTGGATTTTCTGGATTGTTGGGCGCGACTTCCCAACAAAGGTTTGTTCTTCGGCCTGCTCGCGGCGTGGCTGGTCTTGTTTCACTTTCTTGGCAATTCGACCTTCGGCTACGTTGATACCCCCTCATTGATGGGCTGGATGTATAACGCCTACAACACGGGCGATGGGCAGGACGGACATGGCAACCTGATTCCCTTCGTGGTGGTGGGTTTGTTCTGGTGGAAGCGCAAGGAGTTGCTGTCGCCCTCGCTCAACGCCTGGTGGCCGGGACTTGTGCTCATGGCCTTGGCGCTGGGCGCGCACATCATTGGATATGCGGTGCAACAGCCGCGTGTTTCAATCGTCGCATTCTTTATCGGCGTTTACGGTTTGATGGGGCTGGCGTGGGGGCCGGGGTGGTTGCGGGCGAGTTTTTTTCCGTTTGTGCTGTTTGCGTTTTGCGTTCCATTCGGATCGCTTGGTGAAAGCATCACCTTTCCGCTGCGACTCTTGGTGACCAAGATTTCCGTGGGCTTCAGTCATGGCGTTTTGGGAATCGATGTGGTCCGGGACGGCTCGCAGATTTTCGATTCGCAACGTTCGTTTCAATATGACGTGGCGCCGGCGTGCAGCGGCATCCGCAGTTTGATCTCGCTGCTGGCTTTGACGACGGTTTATGGGTTCGTTTCATTCAAGGCCGGTTGGAAACGGTTGTTGATGATGATCGTGGCCGTCCCGTTGGCGGTGATCGGCAACGTGGTGCGCATCACCGGTGTTATTGTGGTGGCGGAGGCGTTCGGACAGGAGGCAGGGTCCTGGTTTGAACAAAAATTCGGCTTTGTAACTTTTGCCGTGGCCATCGCGTGTGTGCTGCTGCTGGGGCACTGGCTGCGGGAACGGGAATCGGAACCGCCGCTGGCGCTGGAGGAGGCCAGAACAGTATGA
- a CDS encoding exosortase-associated EpsI family protein, producing the protein MNRQKLIVFGTGLLLIIGTAVVLAQFKVHQKLGRPGVKTSPLAGSRNLRIDLPEKVPGYKSEPVETPEIVISILPKDTSYGQRRYLAEDGFQAVVNVVLMGSDRTSLHKPQYCVVGAGWTIDQTEMTTVPVSRPHPYDLPVIKLTTTKQAMINGQRVTARGIYVYWFVADQAISGDASGAKRMWSLATHLLRTGELQRWAYVTYFAVCAPGQEDATYHRLQQLMAVSVPEFQLVPRPTAMAEASSRPAGR; encoded by the coding sequence ATGAACCGACAAAAATTGATAGTGTTTGGTACGGGGCTGCTGTTGATCATCGGCACGGCCGTGGTGTTGGCGCAATTCAAGGTCCATCAAAAACTGGGCCGGCCCGGAGTCAAAACTAGTCCCCTCGCGGGAAGCCGGAATCTGCGGATTGATTTGCCGGAAAAAGTTCCGGGCTATAAATCCGAACCGGTCGAAACCCCGGAGATCGTAATCAGTATCCTCCCCAAAGACACCAGCTATGGTCAGCGCCGCTATCTGGCGGAAGATGGCTTTCAAGCCGTGGTCAACGTGGTGTTGATGGGTAGCGACCGGACCAGCCTGCACAAGCCGCAGTATTGCGTCGTCGGCGCCGGTTGGACGATCGATCAAACTGAAATGACGACCGTGCCGGTTTCACGCCCGCATCCTTATGATTTGCCGGTCATCAAATTGACGACCACCAAACAAGCGATGATCAATGGCCAACGGGTCACGGCGCGGGGAATTTACGTGTATTGGTTTGTCGCGGACCAGGCGATCAGCGGGGATGCGTCGGGCGCAAAGCGCATGTGGTCTTTGGCCACACATCTTTTGCGCACGGGCGAATTGCAGCGTTGGGCGTACGTCACTTATTTTGCCGTGTGCGCGCCGGGCCAGGAGGACGCGACGTATCATCGCCTGCAACAACTGATGGCGGTTTCGGTGCCGGAGTTTCAGTTGGTGCCGCGACCGACGGCGATGGCGGAAGCGTCTTCAAGGCCGGCGGGGAGGTAA
- a CDS encoding sugar transferase, with amino-acid sequence MLRRDQQVRMHIHQLLDACLYAISFWLAYLLRSNEQIIALLGLEPVRAFDRYVWLYLVLIPVAPLILESQGFYDRPLICSRRATAWPLLKASVISSVGLIIVLFFTRVDLARSVAVLFGAISFVLVFLKEELMQMGLRSKFAQAQFKRRFILVGTSEDTAQMRAELKRRPEDGIVALAELNLSETSAEQLVDLLHEHSVNGVIINAKQAYFDQVETAIKACEREGVETWLVADFFKTQLSRTSFDDFHGRPVMVFRTAPEASWQSLCKQVFDFLFALVCVIVLSPLFVLVALSIKLTSPGPILFRQQRCGLNGHPFTIFKFRTMVTNAEQRKQELAAMNEMSGPVFKVSNDPRVIPIGKFLRKFSIDEWPQFFNVLRGEMSVVGPRSLPVDEVKRFDDMAHRRRLSVRPGMTCLWQVSGRNEVKDFKDWVRLDLEYIDNWSLWLDLKILWRTVPIVLAGTGAK; translated from the coding sequence ATGTTACGCCGGGATCAACAAGTGCGGATGCACATCCACCAGTTGCTGGATGCGTGCTTGTACGCGATCAGTTTCTGGCTGGCGTATCTGCTGCGCTCCAACGAGCAGATCATTGCCCTGCTGGGGCTGGAGCCCGTCCGCGCGTTTGACCGATACGTCTGGCTCTACCTCGTGCTGATTCCAGTGGCACCGTTGATTCTGGAATCGCAGGGATTTTATGATCGACCGCTGATTTGCTCCCGTCGCGCGACGGCGTGGCCCTTGCTCAAAGCGTCGGTCATCTCTTCAGTGGGATTGATCATCGTGTTGTTTTTTACACGCGTGGATCTGGCGCGCTCGGTGGCGGTGTTGTTCGGCGCGATCAGTTTTGTGCTGGTCTTTCTCAAGGAGGAGTTGATGCAGATGGGATTGCGCAGCAAGTTCGCGCAGGCCCAATTCAAACGGCGGTTCATCCTGGTGGGCACGAGCGAAGACACGGCCCAGATGCGGGCGGAACTGAAAAGGCGGCCGGAGGACGGCATCGTGGCGCTGGCGGAACTGAACCTGAGCGAAACTTCGGCGGAGCAACTGGTCGATTTGCTGCACGAACATTCCGTCAATGGAGTCATCATCAACGCCAAACAGGCTTACTTTGACCAGGTTGAAACGGCGATCAAGGCCTGTGAGCGGGAGGGAGTGGAGACGTGGCTGGTGGCCGATTTCTTCAAGACCCAACTTTCGCGCACGAGTTTCGATGATTTTCACGGCCGGCCGGTGATGGTGTTCCGCACGGCGCCGGAAGCTTCATGGCAAAGCCTGTGCAAGCAGGTGTTTGATTTTCTGTTCGCGCTGGTGTGCGTGATCGTATTGTCGCCGCTGTTTGTCCTGGTGGCACTCTCCATCAAGTTGACATCGCCCGGCCCGATCTTGTTCCGGCAACAGCGTTGCGGTCTCAACGGGCATCCCTTCACCATCTTCAAATTTCGCACCATGGTCACCAACGCCGAACAGCGCAAACAGGAACTGGCCGCCATGAATGAAATGTCCGGCCCCGTGTTCAAAGTGAGCAATGACCCGCGGGTGATTCCCATTGGAAAGTTTTTGCGGAAGTTCAGCATTGACGAGTGGCCGCAATTTTTCAATGTGTTGCGCGGCGAAATGAGCGTCGTGGGGCCGCGTTCACTGCCGGTGGATGAAGTGAAGCGATTTGATGACATGGCGCATCGGCGGCGGTTGAGTGTGCGGCCTGGGATGACCTGCTTGTGGCAGGTGAGCGGGCGCAACGAGGTGAAGGATTTCAAGGATTGGGTGCGGCTGGATCTGGAGTACATCGACAACTGGTCCCTATGGCTCGACCTGAAAATTCTGTGGCGCACGGTGCCGATTGTCCTGGCGGGGACCGGGGCGAAATGA
- a CDS encoding SDR family oxidoreductase, translating to MKSNQPTSVVTGGAGFLGSHLVDLLLKHGHKVIAMDNFVTGTVDNIVHLGGNPNFKFIQQDVTEFIFLDVPVDYVWHFASPASPIDYLELPIQTMKVGSLGTHKALGLARNKGARFLLASTSEIYGDPLVHPQTEDYWGNVNTIGPRSCYDEAKRFAEAMTMAYHRAHGVDIRIVRIFNTYGPRMRLNDGRVVPAFIGQALKNKPLTVFGQGQQTRSFCYCSDLIEGIYRLMMSSTRLPVNIGNPDEMTVLEFAREIIRITGARSRIVFKPLPQDDPKQRRPDITRASRLLGWSPKVSLAKGLKTTVDFFRDKV from the coding sequence ATGAAATCAAACCAGCCCACCTCGGTCGTCACCGGCGGCGCCGGTTTTCTCGGTTCGCACCTGGTGGACCTGCTGCTGAAGCACGGCCACAAAGTCATCGCCATGGATAATTTTGTGACCGGGACGGTGGACAACATTGTGCATCTGGGCGGCAATCCCAACTTCAAATTCATCCAGCAGGACGTGACGGAATTCATTTTCCTGGATGTGCCGGTGGATTATGTCTGGCATTTTGCCTCGCCGGCCAGCCCAATCGATTACCTGGAGTTGCCGATTCAGACGATGAAAGTTGGCTCGTTGGGCACCCACAAGGCGCTCGGGCTGGCCAGAAACAAAGGCGCGAGGTTTCTGCTGGCCTCCACCTCGGAGATTTACGGCGATCCTTTGGTGCATCCGCAGACGGAGGATTACTGGGGGAACGTGAATACCATCGGACCGCGCAGTTGTTACGATGAGGCGAAGCGTTTTGCGGAAGCGATGACGATGGCCTATCATCGCGCGCATGGCGTGGACATTCGCATTGTGCGGATCTTCAATACTTATGGGCCGCGGATGCGATTGAATGATGGGCGGGTGGTGCCGGCGTTCATCGGGCAGGCGTTGAAGAACAAGCCGCTCACGGTTTTTGGCCAGGGGCAGCAAACCCGGAGCTTTTGTTATTGTTCGGATTTGATCGAGGGTATTTACCGGCTCATGATGAGTTCGACGCGGTTGCCGGTCAACATTGGCAATCCCGATGAGATGACCGTGCTGGAGTTTGCGCGGGAGATCATCCGGATCACCGGCGCCCGCAGCCGGATTGTTTTCAAACCGCTGCCGCAGGATGATCCGAAGCAGCGTCGGCCCGACATCACCCGCGCGAGCAGGTTGTTGGGTTGGTCGCCCAAAGTCAGTCTGGCGAAGGGATTGAAGACCACTGTCGATTTTTTTCGCGACAAAGTTTGA
- the pilM gene encoding type IV pilus assembly protein PilM, with amino-acid sequence MLNTKSFLAVDFGAGSLKVAEFEINEAGGLLLKQYGLKSLGAEGAQESKRESVMLKALQELLAERGFRAKNINVCAPGFHVFSKFVKLPPVDASKVTQIIQYEAQQNVPFPLAEVVWDYQILGATPTGELEVLLVAIKADIVEGLFRVADSAGLRLQLADVSTAAMCNAFRFNYGDLEDCTMLLDIGAKTSNLLFFEKGKVYSRSINIGANSITQDFSNESKLGFTEAERLKINEGFVSLGGAYEEPENPHQAAISKIARQFMTRLHIQVNQTMQFYRGQQGGSAPARLFLSGGASIMPYTAQFFAEKLNVPVEYFNPFRNVQIDPSINLEELARVAHSLGETVGLGLRNLARCPIELNLMPESTLRWQQINQKKPYFIATVFSLVLVIVATGWLFDQLADVKTAELEKLTKEVEPLKEREAKFTAAYGDLKKQIQDADRVTDWLEGRYHWATVLTEVRQVLMKVEATTKQRLRTDTGVWIERIAVGKPEEQGLMTESPAEAGMAGPMGMPGMNPEQRRLFEQRYGLRPKLPPSDVPAPDQPAAEAPPADGGQPAAPIGAKPKKGKGETNELAVATLTFRAVNLNSVDPAANTEIAGEVLKELRASDLFDPDGTKIDKNLVLDETTGLTFSFGISLKIKRPLEL; translated from the coding sequence ATGTTAAATACGAAGTCATTTTTGGCAGTGGATTTTGGGGCCGGCAGTCTCAAGGTGGCGGAGTTTGAAATCAATGAAGCTGGCGGACTGCTCCTGAAGCAATACGGCTTGAAATCGCTCGGAGCAGAGGGGGCGCAGGAATCCAAGCGCGAAAGCGTGATGCTGAAGGCCCTGCAGGAATTGCTGGCGGAGCGCGGATTCCGGGCGAAGAACATCAACGTGTGTGCGCCCGGCTTCCATGTCTTCTCCAAATTCGTGAAATTACCGCCGGTGGACGCCTCCAAAGTCACGCAGATCATCCAGTACGAAGCCCAACAAAACGTGCCCTTCCCGCTCGCCGAAGTCGTCTGGGATTACCAGATTTTAGGCGCGACGCCCACGGGTGAATTGGAGGTGTTGTTGGTCGCGATCAAGGCGGACATTGTGGAAGGGCTGTTTCGCGTGGCGGACTCAGCCGGGCTGCGTTTGCAGTTGGCGGATGTGTCCACGGCGGCGATGTGCAACGCCTTCCGTTTCAATTATGGCGACCTGGAAGATTGCACGATGCTTTTGGACATCGGGGCCAAGACCAGCAACCTGCTGTTTTTCGAGAAGGGAAAAGTTTATTCGCGCAGCATCAACATCGGCGCCAATTCCATCACGCAGGATTTTTCCAACGAATCGAAACTGGGTTTTACCGAAGCGGAACGGCTGAAGATCAACGAAGGGTTTGTCAGTCTGGGCGGCGCGTACGAAGAACCGGAGAATCCGCACCAGGCGGCGATCTCCAAAATCGCCCGTCAATTCATGACGCGCCTGCACATCCAGGTGAACCAGACGATGCAGTTCTACCGCGGTCAACAGGGCGGCTCGGCGCCGGCGCGATTGTTTCTGTCGGGCGGCGCCTCGATCATGCCTTACACGGCGCAATTCTTCGCGGAAAAACTCAATGTGCCGGTCGAATATTTCAATCCCTTCCGCAATGTGCAGATCGATCCCTCCATCAATCTGGAGGAACTGGCGCGCGTGGCTCATTCCCTGGGCGAGACCGTGGGTTTGGGCCTGCGCAACTTGGCGCGCTGTCCGATCGAACTGAATTTGATGCCGGAAAGCACGCTGCGCTGGCAGCAGATCAACCAGAAGAAGCCGTACTTCATCGCCACCGTTTTCAGTCTGGTGCTGGTGATTGTAGCGACCGGCTGGCTGTTCGATCAGTTGGCGGATGTGAAAACCGCCGAATTGGAAAAGCTGACCAAGGAAGTCGAGCCGTTGAAGGAGCGGGAAGCAAAGTTCACTGCGGCGTACGGAGATTTGAAGAAGCAGATCCAGGACGCCGACCGCGTGACCGATTGGCTTGAAGGCCGCTATCATTGGGCCACAGTTTTGACCGAAGTGCGGCAGGTGTTGATGAAAGTTGAGGCGACCACCAAACAGCGGTTGCGCACCGATACGGGAGTTTGGATTGAGCGAATCGCCGTTGGAAAACCGGAGGAGCAGGGCCTGATGACAGAGTCACCAGCAGAGGCCGGCATGGCTGGCCCCATGGGCATGCCGGGAATGAATCCAGAACAAAGACGATTGTTTGAACAACGTTACGGATTAAGGCCAAAACTTCCGCCCTCGGACGTGCCCGCTCCGGATCAGCCGGCGGCTGAAGCACCCCCTGCGGACGGAGGGCAACCGGCCGCGCCCATCGGCGCAAAGCCAAAGAAAGGAAAAGGCGAGACCAATGAACTGGCGGTGGCCACGCTGACCTTCCGGGCCGTCAACCTTAACAGCGTGGACCCTGCCGCCAACACGGAGATCGCGGGTGAGGTGTTGAAGGAACTCCGGGCCAGCGACCTGTTCGATCCGGACGGAACCAAAATCGATAAGAATCTGGTTTTGGACGAAACCACGGGGTTGACCTTTTCCTTCGGCATCTCCCTGAAAATCAAGCGGCCCCTGGAACTGTAA